The Bombus pascuorum chromosome 9, iyBomPasc1.1, whole genome shotgun sequence genome has a window encoding:
- the LOC132910818 gene encoding WD repeat-containing protein 7 isoform X14, whose protein sequence is MTAGTSLVVPIVLWGRIAPTHCVSCIYLSRDQKTLVTGCYDGQICLWQVDPETLKMSPRCLLVGHTAPIMCLSRASVIMEQNYIVSSSESGEMCTWDLVDGKCREAVKLTSVHTQMLPYVSAGGEDVRLFCSGYYPEVLVMDPFSLEVLFTLSSRVNPDWISALHVLRPAKRKGRFYVHTNDVVLALTTTGTVKVWTLLGHENRNSEPLYEHESKQIRCLNALAMTCCPYNQRTVLIVCSKHWQIYDAGDFSLLCSITAPCGERWMAGDFLSADRVILWSDEGRGYLYKLPAKILVHLDSKLKGKALSSSVADNKNFHTAGVEYDQPYLYCTLTQPGVKPLSCPPAMRLVTVQKQSKTLKYLLRGDSGGVVLWTVPEVTTQQLAQICQNDRSTPLSLPPAVKTSITTAWEEMKPSPVGILDQLDSGDGHGIKLTASIYLPQQSRLVVGREDGSIIIVPATQTVMLQLLHGNHQQYDDWPPHQVLLGHSGRVNCLLYPHGAAPRYDRTHLVSGSVDFAVCLWDLYAGTLIHRFCVHAGEITQLMVPPDNCSPRIQKCVCSVASDHSVTLLSLAERKCVVLASRHLFPVVTIKWRPLDDFMIVGCSDGAVYVWQMETGHLDRVLHGIIAEEVLYACDENTIAASGGSATGGELGLANPAVHFFRGLRHRNLSAIRHATQRGLHQLQQLHGGQGVDHGNQIKTKGTPLMIQGFRSNPKDPESHILFFDIEALIVQLLNDEYGAMSPGSLEAQGLISASEYQKVAALTQSASPDAHKKIAGDNWNNNEIAKNNLKRNGAFSEPNATMEVAQLILSLLHAWGIDPDLDRVCEGKLGLLRPMVPVSFGVLSKGGYMSLLLPTWQMQLEPIGEPTTQLEQRLPAELVRQERLTRAFTARAHWELSTTLTSNHLLAVVALANTLMSMNNATFVPEQERNRKMHRPGNRSTVNWNKAEEENEEIYTAQQAQIKQGWSLLATLHCVLLPDKIVSQGSVKTFKRPQVEMMARRWQHQCLEIREAAQALLLAELGRMGPKGRKTLVDSWSQYLPMYSTQEPIAPQSQNQSPPAPGSPIPPSESHTEEEDEEEELAEAEINVARKPSSVAELKRKQTTAVVLLGVIGAEFGQDVTTTNQKRDNEQRRKSSIVEGFGIGNNNLARHTSMALTHLLHAPHSPKLPLHTALRRAAIDLIGRGFTVWEPYLDVSKVLLGLLEMCCDADKLVPNMTYGLPLTPQADTCRTARHALTLIATARPAAFITTMAREVARYNTLQQNAQTLNVNMGASVLVRAKPEILRIVEQLIDKMQSEMSDLLVEVMDIILHCLDPGHLKTKPLNDVFPAVCRFNQVSHCPATRRIAVGSRNGQLALYELRGNVKCQTVPAHVASVTALAFSPEGKFLVSYSCTENKLCFWQQTSSGMFGLGNSQTRCVKSYSTAPINDVARLNPMRLARLIWINNRTVTLMLADGSETRFNV, encoded by the exons atgacaGCGGGCACAAGCTTAGTAGTACCCATAGTTTTATGGGGTCGCATAGCTCCAACTCATTGTGTTTCATGTATCTATTTGTCTCGAGACCAAAAAACATTAGTAACAGGATGTTATGATGGCCAGATATGTTTGTGGCAAGTAGACCCCGAAACATTGaag ATGAGTCCAAGATGTTTACTTGTTGGTCATACTGCTCCAATAATGTGCCTGAGTCGAGCAAGTGTtattatggaacaaaattatattgtcAGTAGCAGTGAAAGTGGAGAAATGTGTACATGGGACTTAGTTGATGGAAAATGCAGGGAAGCTGTAAAGCTCACCAGTGTTCATACACAGATGTTGCCTTATGTCTCTGCCGGTGGAGAAGATGTTAGATTGTTTTGTTCGGG ataCTACCCTGAGGTTTTAGTAATGGACCCTTTTAGTTTGGAAGTTTTATTCACCTTAAGCTCCCGTGTTAATCCTGACTGGATCAGTGCTTTGCACGTTTTGCGGCCGGCCAAACGGAAAGGTCGGTTCTACGTGCATACAA ATGATGTTGTGCTGGCCTTAACGACGACTGGTACAGTCAAGGTGTGGACTCTTCTTGGACATGAGAATCGTAACAGTGAGCCTCTTTATGAACATGAAAGCAAACAAATACGATGTTTAAATGCACTTGCGATGACTTGTTGCCCATATAATCAGAGAACTGTATTAATTGTATGCTCTAAACATTGGCAG ATATATGATGCCGGTGATTTCTCCCTTCTATGTTCAATCACTGCACCTTGTGGCGAACGTTGGATGGCTGGAGACTTCTTATCTGCAGATAGAGTAATTCTGTGGAGTGACGAAGGTCGTGGTTATCTCTATAAACTACCAGCTAA GATTCTGGTACATCTTGACAG CAAGTTGAAGGGCAAGGCTCTTAGCAG tAGCGTTGCAgacaacaaaaattttcatacTGCCGGTGTTGAATATGATCAACCTTATCTCTACTGCACTTTGACGCAACCTGGAGTCAAG CCTCTATCATGTCCACCAGCAATGCGACTAGTTACAGTTCAAAAAcaaagtaaaacgttaaagtatttattacGTGGTGATAGTGGAGGAGTTGTTCTCTGGACAGTTCCAGAAGTAACGACTCAACAATTAGCTCAAATTTGTCAAAATGACCGTTCAACTCCACTTTCACTACCACCAGCAGTAAAAACGAGTATTACAACTGCTTGGGAGGAAATGAAACCATCACCAGTTGGAATATTAGATCAATTAGACAGTGGAGATGGACATGGCATAAAATTAACAGCTAGTATATATTTACCACAACAAAGTCGTTTAGTTGTCGGTCGTGAAGACGGCAGTATTATCATTGTTCCTGCAACACAAACAGTAATGCTTCAATTACTTCATGGCAATCATCAACAATATGatg ATTGGCCTCCTCACCAAGTATTGTTGGGTCACTCCGGCCGAGTGAACTGCCTTTTGTATCCACATGGAGCAGCACCACGTTATGATAGGACACATCTCGTTTCTGGATCTGTTGATTTTGCTGTATGTTTATGGGATCTTTATGCTGGTACACTCATTCATAGATTCTGCGTCCATGCAGGTGAAATTACACAATTAATGGTACCACCTGATAACTGTAGT CCTAGAATACAGAAGTGTGTTTGCAGCGTTGCATCAGATCATAGCGTTACTCTGTTATCATTAGCAGAAAGAAAATGTGTTGTTCTTGCTTCTCGACACTTATTCCCAGTTGTTACGATAAAGTGGAGACCATTGGATGACTTTATGATAGTTGGATGTTCAGACGGAGCTGTGTACGTATGGCAAATGGAAACCGGCCATCTAGATCGTGTATTGCATG GTATTATTGCAGAAGAAGTGCTTTATGCTTGCGATGAAAATACGATCGCTGCGTCTGGTGGATCTGCTACTGGTGGTGAATTAGGTTTAGCTAATCCTGCTGTACATTTTTTTAG aGGCTTGAGACATAGAAATCTGTCTGCTATAAGACACGCAACCCAAAGAGGATTGCATCAATTGCAACAACTTCATGGTGGACAAGGAGTTGATCATGGAAATCAAATAAAGACAAAGGGCACACCTTTAATGATTCAAGGTTTTAGAAGTAATCCTAAAGATCCAGAAagtcatattttattttttgacatAGAAGCATTGATag TACAATTACTTAATGATGAATATGGAGCAATGTCACCTGGTTCTTTGGAAGCACAGGGTCTTATTTCAGCCTCTGAGTATCAGAAAGTCGCAGCACTTACACAGTCTGCTAGTCCAGATGCTCATAAAAAAATTGCAG GCGATAATTGGAACAATAATGAAATTGcgaaaaacaatttaaaacgAAATGGAGCGTTTAGTGAACCAAATGCCACTATGGAAGTTGCTCAGCTTATATTAAGTTTATTACATGCTTGGGGTATCGATCCAGATTTAGATCGTGTTTGCGAAGGGAAGTTAGGTTTATTAAGACCTATGGTTCCTGTTTCATTTGGAGTATTGTCAAAAGGAG gTTACATGTCATTATTATTACCAACTTGGCAAATGCAATTGGAACCAATTGGCGAACCTACAACTCAATTAGAACAACGTTTACCAGCAGAATTAGTTAGACAAGAAAGACTTACCAGAGCATTCACAGCAAGGGCACATTGGGAGTTATCTACCACATTAACTAGCAATCATTTATTAGCAGTAGTAGCTTTAGCAAATACTTTAATGTCAATGAACAATGCCACTTTTGTACCTGAACAAGAACGAAATCGTAAAATGCATAg GCCTGGTAATAGATCTACAGTTAATTGGAATaaagcagaagaagaaaatgaagaaatttatacGGCGCAACAAGCACAGATTAAGCAAGGTTGGTCTCTGTTAGCAACATTACACTGTGTACTATTGCCCGATAAAATAGTTTCACAAGGTAGTGTCAAGACTTTTAAACGGCCTCAAGTTGAAATGATGGCTCGCAGATGGCAACATCAATGTCTCGAG attcgCGAAGCTGCTCAAGCTTTGTTGCTTGCTGAATTAGGAAGAATGGGTCCAAAAGGAAGGAAAACACTTGTAGATAGCTGGTCACAATATCTACCAATGTATAGTACTCAAGAACCTATTGCACCACAATCGCAAAATCAAAGTCCACCAGCTCCAGGTAGTCCAATTCCACCATCTGAATCACATACGGAGgaggaagatgaagaagaggAACTGGCAGAAg CAGAAATAAATGTAGCTAGGAAACCATCGAGCGTGGcggaattaaaaagaaagcagACGACAGCAGTTGTATTACTAGGGGTAATAGGTGCGGAATTTGGGCAAGACGTTACCACCACAAATCAGAAAAGAGATAATGAACAAAGACGAAAGAGTTCAATTGTAGAAGGTTTTGGGATAGGAAATAATAATCTTGCCAGGCATACTAGTATGGCACTCACGCACTTGTTACACGCACCTCACTCTCCGAAATTACCTTTACATACGGCATTGCGAAGAGCCGCAATTGATCTAATTGGTAGAGGTTTCACTGTTTGGGAACCATATCTTGACGTATCGAAA GTATTATTGGGATTACTGGAAATGTGTTGTGATGCTGATAAACTGGTACCAAATATGACATATGGCCTTCCACTTACACCTCAAGCTGATACCTGTCGTACAGCAAGACATGCTTTAACTTTAATAGCTACTGCTCGACCTGCAGCATTTATTACCACGATGGCACGAGAAGTAGCCAGATACAATACGTTACAACAAAATGCGCAAacattaaatgtaaatatggGTGCAAGTGTTTTGGTTAGGGCAAAACCAGAAATACTTAGGATTGTTGAAcaattaattgataaaatgCAGAGTGAAATGAGCGATCTCTTAGTTGAG gTCATGGATATTATCTTACATTGTTTGGATCCAGGCCATCTTAAGACTAAGCCATTGAATGATGTGTTTCCAGCAGTATGTAGATTTAATCAA GTAAGTCATTGTCCGGCAACACGCAGAATAGCAGTAGGTAGTCGCAATGGTCAGCTCGCTTTATATGAATTACGAGGCAATGTTAAATGTCAAACAGTACCTGCGCATGTTGCATCTGTAACTGCATTAGCGTTTTCACCTGAAGGCAAGTTTCTGGTTAGTTATTCTTGTacggaaaataaattatgctttTGGCAG CAAACAAGTAGTGGTATGTTCGGCCTAGGGAACTCTCAAACACGTTGTGTGAAATCATATAGCACTGCACCCATTAACGATGTAGCACGATTAAACCCTATGCGACTAGCTCGATTGATATGGATAAATAATCGAACAGTTACACTAATGCTTGCTGATGGATCAGAAACACGATTCAATGTTTAA